The segment AGTCGTACACGACGCTCGCGCCATGTCCGCCCGTCAACGCCTTGGTGGCCGATACCCATTCGTCATAACCCACCGCCACATCCGCACCGGCGGTGATGACGGCGTCACGCTTGGCCTCGCTGGACGCCACGCCAAGCACCACGGCACCCAGCGCCTTGAGCATCTGCACCAGCAACAACCCGACCCCGCCTGCCGCTGCATGCACGACAGCCACGTCGCCCGGCTGCACGCGAAAACTGTCGCTGACGAGGTACTGCGCCGTGAGTCCCTGCAGCAGCACGGCGGCCGCCGTGTCCGCATCGATGTCGTCGGGCAGGGGGATCAATCGCTCGCGATCCACCACCACCAGCTCCGCGTTGGCATGCGGCATGTCGGCGAACCCGACGCGCCTTCCCGCCGGAAACAGAGGATCGTTGCCGCCCTCCACCACGCCGGCGCCTTCATAGCCCAGCACCCAGGGGGCCGCACCGCTGAGGTGGTAGTTGCCGTTGCGACGGTACACATCGGCGAAATTCAGGCCCGCAGCCTGCATGCGCACCAGCAGCTGACCCGGGCCTGGCACCGGATCGGGACGTTCGGTCCAGCGCAGGACGTCAGCCGGGCCGAAGTGATCGAAGGTCAACGCGTGCATGGGGCATTCCTGGCATCGGAGGTGTCGACGCAAGCATGACAGCTTCCCGCTTGACCCGATGGTTCGCGAGGACCGGACTGAGCTTTCCGACGCTTGAACTCAGCCGCCGGGGACCGCCACCTCACTCGCCCGATTGAAGTCACCGATCGCCTCGACGAGGTCGGTGACGGCAGCACGTTCCACCTCGGTAAGGTCGGGATTCCAGCTGTCCAGGATCATCACCACGCGCGTCCGCTCGCTGCGATTCCACGCCTCGTGTTCGAAGGTGTCGTCAAAGGACACGCAGCGCCCCTCTTGCCACTCATGCAGCTCGCCACCCACCTTGATGGCGCAATCCGGCGGAACGATCAGCGGAAGATGCGTGACGAGGCGCGTATTGGTAACGCCACGGTGCGGAAGGATGTGCGTACCCGGGCTCAGCACCGAGAACAGTGTTTCGGGAGCGTGGTCGCGAATGCGCACCAACGGCAGATCATCGAGCAACTGCGACGTGCGCGGGCAACGCTTGCAGTTATCGTCGTAGCGGGTGCCGTGGCGATAGAAGAAAAAGGCATCCCACGCCGCCGTCTGTTGGCTGGACGAGCGCAGGTAGCCTTCCGCGGCATCGGCCGAACTGAACTTCATGAAAGGCTCCAGGCTTTCGTCCTGGGCCAATACGGCCTGCAACTCTTCCCTGATGATGTCGGTGGCTTCTTCCAGCCGCGACTGCCACGGGAACCGGCTGGTTGGGTAGTAGGTCTGGCTCGGCACACCGGGGAAATAGAGGAACTTGGGCTTCTGCCGCGCATCGGGCAGACGCGCCGGCTGCTCGCCGAGGTAGATCGCGAGGCATTGCTCCACACGCGACAGCTCCGCGCGGCCGTAGCGATCGCGCAAGGGCGCAATGACGCGATCGAACAGCTGGCGGCGTCCGATATCGATGAAGCGCATGGCGTACTTCACCATGTCACGCAAGCCGGGAGCTGTCGTGTCGTCGCTCAGCCAGCGCCCCTGTGCCTGGGCGGAGTTCACCGCCCCGAAATAGGCGAGCAAGGCCTGGTGCGTTTCGCCGAGCCGCTCCAGCGCGATGCCCAGGCGCAGCCGTGCCACAAACATGTCGGCCGCCTGGTCGACACAGCGGCGAAGGCTGTCCGCAGCCCCACGCCATTCGCCGGCAGCCATCTGCGCGACGCCGAGCTGATGAAGGATGTTGGCGTCGTCGGGACGGATGCGCTCGGCGGCGAGCAGCATCGCGATCGCCTGCAGCGATTCGCCGCGCGCCAGACGCTGGCTCGCCACGAACTGCAAGGCTTCCACATCGTCGGGAACGAGCTCAAGCAGTCGCGCGAAAGACTGTTCGGCCAACGGGAGATTGCCTTGACGCAAGCCCTCGTGCGCCTGTTCGCGCAGGGCCTTGGAACCGCCTTGAAACTCCGTACTCATCGCTCCCCCATACATCGACCCTCCGGGCAGCAAAACGTCTGCCCGGCCACTGTCACTGGCGGCACATCGCATGGCCACGGCCCTGCGATGCTTCCCCTGCCGCTGCGCTAGGCGTTTCCGCCAGCGCCCCACTGCTCCAATTCCGGCAGCCACTCCCCGTAGCTGCGCCACCGGCCCACGGACCGATGATAGATCGGCTGCCGCGCCTGCCACATGCTCGCGGTGGCAATCGCCCCTTCGGCAGGTGTCGCAGCTGCACTCTCCTCGGGCGGCAGGCCGAGAAACGCCCTGGCCCCCGCCAGGGTCGCCTCCGGATTGCCCACCATCTGTTCGTAATCGACAGCGTGCACCGGCAGTCCCCGCGACTGCATCCAGTGCGCCATCAGACGATCGCAGCCGTGCGCGTAACTCGCAATATCCTCGAAATCGTAGGCGTAGTCATTGTCCGCGTGACCGAAATACTGGCTGTAGATCGACAGCGAGTTATCGCGGCGGTCCCGCCGGCAATAGAGCACGCGCGCCTCCGGAAACAGCCGATGGATCAGCCCCACGTAGCGGAAGTTCAGTGGATGCTTGTCGATGTACCAACGCGCTGGCGCATCGTCCTGGCGCAGGTGCGCCAGGTAGATCTGGCGTGCCTGCGCACAGGCGCGAAGATCATGCAGCAAACCCTGAGCCTTGAGCTGCCCGGCCAGGTAGGCGATGAACGGCATTTCTCCCCGGTTACGCACGTCCGCATGACGGGCCAGGCGCTCGGCCAGCAGCGTGGTGCCGCTACGTACCATGCCCACCACGAATACCGGGATACAGCCGGACGGTTCGCTCAGCGACCCCGCGGGCGGTTCCTGGATCTGTGCCGCGACGAAGCGCTCCCATACATCGCGCGACCAGTGGATCTCGCGCTTCACCAGGCCGTTGGCTTCGCGAAACATCGCGGCCGCACGCTGCATATCACCGACGTCGTCACAGGCCTTGCCGAGCGCGAAGCACACCGCCGCGCGGGCGCGGGGCGACAGGCGCGCATCGTGCACGTGCGCCTCGAACAAAGCGAAATCAGGATGGTTCGCGTCGGTATACCGCTGCGTGGTGGACAACGCATGCAGCAGGAACCATTGGTTGAGATCGATGCCCCCGTGGATGGCGGCCAGGTAACGCGCACGCGCGGCGTCGAAGCGCCCCAGCTCGTGATCGATGCTGCCAGCCAGAGCCAGCAGACGCAGGTGGTTCGGCGACAACGCCAGCTGCCTGTCGCACAGCTCCGCCGCCAATGCATGCCTGCCGCTTTCCTTGATGAACAGGGCGCAGTCGAACACCGTGTCCGCCTGGCCCAGCGACTTCAACCCCGCGGCATGCATGATGCCCGCCGCCGCATCCAGCCTCCCCTGCTGCCGCAGCTGCTGGGCCATGGCACGCGCCTGCATCGGATCAGCAAATGCAGGTGCCTGCCCTGCCGGCGTGGAACCGCTCATGCCCGCATCACCTCGTACCACGCGCTGCCGCTGCGCATGCTCGCATCATAGCCCTCCGCCCTGGATCGACGCGGCGGGGAACATCAGGTAGGTGGAAAGGATGTACTTGTCGTTCGACTGCGGCGGCAAGCCGGCATGCTGGTACATCCAGTACGGCGGGAAAACCAGCAGCCGACCCGCACGCGCCTGCACCGAGAGGCCGAGATCGCAGAACCGGGTCTCCCCGCCCTGCTCCACGTCGTTGAGATACCACAGGAACACCAGGTAGCGGCTGGCCACCTCGCCGAGCGAATCGAAATGTGGCTGGAAGCCATCGCCCGATCCGGCGATGTATCGCTTGATGCGCAACGGTGCGATCACGTTCGACGACGGCACGTCGATGGTGAGACCGAGGCTGCGGTTGTAGCGCTCCAGGTACTCGTCGATCTGCCGATAGAAGAAACCCTTGAAGGCGTCGTCCGCCAGCGGCGTCAGATCGAGCTCGGTCCACGCGCTCTCATCGAGGCCCGCACGCCATCCCTTGCCTCGCACCAACTGATGCTCCACCGACTGGTGGAACGAGGCGATGAGCTGCTCGCAGAACGGCACCGGGAGCGCCGCGTCGAAGTACTGGACGTAGCTGCGCACGTCATAACGGTCCCGCTGCAGCGATTCAGTAGTCATAACCCCAGAGCTCCATCACCTCGGCCAGCGTCGGCCGCAACGGTTCGAACGCTTCGGCATACCGCTTCCAGCGTCCCACGGCACGCTTGTTCGGCGGCTGCGTCACCTGGGAATAGCTCGGCGTGCTGATGAAACCCTTCTGTTGGGCATGCTCGTGGAAGCGCAGCAGCGGCGTGGAATCCTCGACGCCGATGAAATCACCGATGCGCTTCACCATTGGCTCGAAATCGTCGAGCAGGTCTTCATAGCGCAGGCGCAACACGTGCGGCTTGAGCAGCGCTTCGTGGTGTACCCAGAAGCGCATGGCGTTCACATAGCCGCGGGCGAGGCGTTCCAGCGAAGAGCACAACACCTGGAAGCCAGGTGAACGGAAATTCTGCATGTAACAGCTGAGCAGCACATCGCAAGGATGCCGCAACGCGAGGATGACCGGCGCCTTCGGGAAGAGCCGCACGATCAGCGGCAGATGCAGAAGGTTCAGCGGATTCTTGTCGACGACGCGCTGCCCCGGAGCCAGCTCGACGGCTCGCGACACCAGGTGCCAGTAGTACCGGCGCAACTCAGCGGCATCGTCTTCGCTCAACTTCCAAAGGTGCTCAGGATAAAGCACCCCATGATGCTGAAGACGTTCGGCGATGGCCTGCATGAACGGACGCTCGTCCATCGAGGTAAGGCCAGGATGGGCATCGAGCATTTGCTCCAGCATGGTCGTGCCAGAGCGTGGAAAACCCACAACGAATACTGGCGAGGTGGCTACGTCGCCGGCTTCCCTCCACGACTCATCCGAACCGAGATCCGAGGCTTCCACGCGCAAGGTCGATGGCGCCAGCGGTTCGACACCAGGCGCCATCAGCTCCGGAACGAGCTGGGCGGCATTCTCCAGCTGGATGGCATGCGCCTCAGCCAGCGCCTGCATGGCCGCAGCGGTCTCACCCGCCTTGTCACACGCCTTGGCGATGCCGAAATAAAGATTGCTGCGGTGCTTGCGCTCCCTGGTCTGGATAACCAGCCGCTCCAGGAGGTTGCGCGTCATCGCGGGGTCATGGCCTCGCTGAGCCATCACACCGTGTGCTGCGATCACTTCGTACCGGTCCACTTCATCCGTGAGCGTTTCAGGATCCGGCAACCCTTCGAGCAGCACGCGCGCCTCGTCGAGGCGATTCACGCGCTCGTAGAGATGGATCAGGCGCGCAAGCGTCCTCGGTCGCTGTCCCGAGGTATCCAAGGTTTCGTTGAGCAGATGCTCCGCTTCCGCGGCTCGCCCGAGCTGGGCGAAGATCCATGCAAGGTCGACTCGCAAGTCTTCCGTCAGCGGAGGCCAGCTTTCCCAACCGGCGAGCAGCTCTTCCACACCCAGCGTGTCGCCGCATTCGTAGCTGGCCATCACGGCGTAGATCCGGACACTCATGACGCCCGGCTGGCGCCGGGTCGCCTCCACCAGCAGCGAACGCGCGCGCACGTATTCGCCACGCTCCATGTACAGCAGACCAAGATTTCCCTGCACGATGCAGTCATCGGGATCGATGCGCAGCGAGGTGGTATAGGCGCGCTCGGCTTCTTCCAGCTTTCCCTCATCCCTCAACAACGTGGCCAGGTTGCTCCAGTGGCCTCCGTTTCGGGGGTTAAGCTCGGTCAATTGCCGGTAGCAGTCACGGGCTTCGGCCGAGCGCTGCTGCAGCTGCAGCACATAGGCCAGCCATTCGAGCGCGGGCTCAAACGCTGGTTGCTCGCTCAGCAACTGCCTGCAGGCCCCCTCGGCCTCGGTCAAAGCCCCTTTTTGCGCCAAGGCGGCAATGGTTTCAATGCTTGCTTGCATCACGACTCATATCGTGTAAGTGAAAAAAAACCGCGCGGCTCACACCGCGCGGTTTCATTATCGGCTAACTGCCCGATGTCGATCAGAACTTCACGGTCACGCGAGCCCAGAAGTAGCGGCCGATGGTGTCGTAGGTGTTCACGTCCGTGTTCGCATTGAGCACGTTGTTCTGATAGAACAGCGGCGGCTGCTTGTCGAACGCGTTGTCCACACCAACGTCCACGCGGGTGTTGTACTGGGCGATGTTATAACCGAACTGGAAGTTGTTGTACGTCACCGACGGGATGCGCAGCACCACGTTCGGAAGGGCCGCGTCAGCACTGAAGCCCATCGACGGGTCCTTCGAACCGACGTTGACCGCACCGATGTAGCGCAGCGTCCACGATGCCGACCACGCACCGGCCGTCCAGTTCAGGCCACCCAGCGCGCGCCAGCGCGTGAAGTTGCCGTACTGAGCCTGCTGGTTGTACACGCCGGCCATGTGGTTGACCACATCGCCCACCTGGCCCGGAGCCGTGTCGTTGTCGTAGCGGATCAGGTACGTGGCATCCAGGGACACCGCGAAGTCACCGACATTGGTGCCGGCCACGTCGAAGTGCGGGATGCGGTACTTGGCGCTGAAGTCAGTGCCCTTCACGTTCAACGAGCCCAGGTTCACAGTCGGCTGGTTGATGTAATTGATCTGACCGTCGTTGAAGCGATGAATGAACGAGCAGAACGGGCTGGCGTCGTTGTTGTAGCAGGAGTTCACCACCGTGTTGGCGCCGACGTTGGTGATCGTGTCGTTCAGCGTGACACGCCACAGGTCAGCACTCACCGACAGGCCCTGTGCCCAGCTCGGGTCGTACACGATACCGAAATCGTAGGTATGACCGTATTCCGGCTTCAGCTTGTAACCAGCGGCCACCGAACCCGAGTTCACGCCCGTGGTCTGGCTGAGACCCGAACCCTTGAACGAACCATCGGTCGGAACGTTTTGGCAGGCGGCAGCATGACCACCGGTGTAGCCAATGCAGGGGTCGGTAAGCGGCGGGGCCGAACCGGCGGCACCGGCGTACAGGTCGTTGATGGTCGGAGCGCGGAACACGCCGTCCATGGTGCCACGCAGCAGCAGGTCGTCGATCGGACGCCATTCAACGGCCACCTTGGTGGTGGTCTTGCTGCCCACCGAGGAGTAGTCGGAATAGCGCTGGCCGATGGTCAGGTTCAACGACTTCACGAACGGCTTGTCCGCGAGGATCGGCACCAGGGCTTCGTAATAGACTTCCTTGACGTTGAAGCTACCCGACAGCGGCGTGGAGCAGGCTTCCTGCGAGATCTGGCAGGTACCGCCAGCGCCCGAGGTCGTCGCGATGTAGTCGACGCCGTAGTTCTGGTATTCCTTGTCGTAGTCCGCACCCACGGCGAGCGACACGGCGCCGGCCGGCAGGTTGAACAGCTCGCCGCTGGCGTTGGCCTCGGCACGACGCGAAATGGTCAGCGTGTTGTAGTACGGGTTGGCCGCGTAGTTCTTCAGCGTGGCGATCGTCTGCGGATCGTTGACGTTGAAGATGTTCAGCGGGGTGCAACCCGTGATGGGGTTCGCAGCAGTCCCGCAGGTGATCGCGCCCGTGGTCGGATCCTGGAAGGATGGACCGAGCGCCTGACGCAGGCCGGCGTAGTAGATGTAGCCGAAGCTACGCTGCGCCTGGGTGATGTGACCGTAGTTCAGGTCGGCATCCCACTGCCAGGTCGAGTCGTTGCCGAAGTTGCCGCGCAGGCCAGCGTTGACCTGGTTGGTTTCGGTGCTGTAGTGACCCTGGCGCTGGCCAAGCGTGGTGAAGCGCGAGCGGAAGCCCTGGCCCTGGGTGGTGCCATCGGTACCGAAATCGACGCCGAACGGGTTGTAGTAGTTGTTCTTCGACACCAGCACGCCGTCGGACAGCGCGTCGAACGGCAGCGGCGCGATCGCGAAGTTGGACGTGGTCTTGTTGTAGAAGTAGTCCAGGTGGGCCTGGATGCTATCGGTCAGCTGATAGTTGGCCAGTGCGAAAGCGTTGGTACGCTCCTGCGGCGTCTGGATCAGGTTCTGTTCCTGATAGTTGTACGCATCCGTCCTGGAGTTGTACGGACGATAGTCCGCACCGGTGGTCCGGCCGGTCGGGTTGCCGTTGAGGGTATAACTACCCTTCGCCAAACCCGCCGTGTTGCCGTCAGGGTTGGTGGCGCTGGCAGGGGCCGGAATGATCAGCTGGCCCGAAGGGGTACGACTGGAGCCCGAATTGAACACCGAGCCCGACGACAGGTAGGTCGCGTTCTTGGCGAAGTCGCGGCGAGCCGACGAAATGCCATCGAACTTGTTGTAGTCGAGGCCGGCGGTGATGTTGCCCTTCTCGCTGCTGTGGCCAAAGATGGCCGAGAAGCCACGACGGAAACCGTCGTTCTGGTCGGACTCACCGACGTTGGCGCTGATTTCGGCGCCCTGGTAGTCCTTGCGCAGGATGAAGTTCACCACGCCGCCGATGGCGTCGGAACCGTAGGTCGCCGAGGCGCCGTCCTTCAGCACTTCCACGCGCTCGACCATCGAGGCCGGGATCGCGTTGATGTCGTTGCGGGCCACGCGATGGCCGTTCACCAGGATCAACGTACGCTGCGAACCGAGGCCGCGCAGCGACACGGTGGACGCACCGTCACCACCACCGTTGTTCACCTGCGGGTTGGTCGCCGCACCGGCCACCGACGGAATTTCCTGCAACAGGTCGCCGAGCGTGGCCTTACCGCTCTGCTGGATCTGCGAGCGGTCGATCGTGTGCACCGGGCTAGCGGTCTCGACGTCGACGCGGCGGATGCGCGAACCCGTCACGGTGACGGTTTCGAGCGTCTTGGCCTTCTGGTCCGGAGCCTGCTGGGCCCCTGCCGACTGGTCCTGGGCATCAACGTTTGCGCTCGTGCCAGCATCCTGGGCGAACACAGCCGTGGACACACCACCAAGGGTGAGCACCGCACCCAGAGAAAGCGCCAGATGCACTGACGCAGACAGTTTCTTAACCCCAAACTTCATGAGAACACCCTCCCGTTATTTATTTATGACTGGGTTTGAAAGATTTCCCCGCCTCAAACCCGCGCCCGAGTCACCTAAAGGCATTAGGTAGACCTTGGTCTACAGCGCTACGCATTTATCACGCTTTACTTACAGATAGTCAATAAAATCTATACGGCAAGAATTTGCCGTTCGCCTATACTCAGCGTAATTTATTTCGATTTCATCCCCGCGTTTAGACCAAACCCTAACGCCGAGTGTCCATCGCCTCGACCGTTCGACCATCGTGTGAAGATGGTGAAACCACGGTGAAGAAAGCCTGGGCGGACGCGTTGCACGCCGCCAGGCTGCTGATTTCACAAGTTAATCGAGCCCACCATCGTCCTCGAACCGCAAGTGCTTGACGCTGCGCCCGCGGCGGCGCACCAGCTTCAGGGCCTCGATACCGATGCGTATGTGGCGCTCCACGAATTGGGCCGTCACGGTACGATCACTTAACTCAGTCTTAACGCCCTCGGGAATCATCGGCTGGTCCGAAACCAGCAACAGGGCGCCGCAGGGAATCTTGTTGGCGAACCCCGCGGCGAAGATGGTGGCGGTTTCCATGTCGATCGCCATGCAGCGGGTGCGGCGCAGATAATCCTTGAACGCTTCGTCGTGCTCCCAGACGCGGCGGTTGGTGGTGTACACCGTGCCCGTCCAATAGTCGTAGCCGAGGTCGCGGATCATGGTCGACACGCCACGTTGCAGCTGGAACGCCGGCAATGCCGGCACTTCCGGCAACAGGTAATCGTTGGACGTGCCTTCGCCGCGGATGGCGGCGATCGGCAGCACCAGGTCGCCGATGGCGTTCTTCTTCTTCAGGCCACCGCACTTGCCCAGGAACAGCGCGGCCTTGGGTGCGATGGCGCTGAGCAGGTCCATCACCGTGGCGGCGTTGGGGCTGCCCATGCCGAAGTTGATGAGGGTGATGCCGTCGGCGGTGGCGTTGGGCATGGGCTTGTCGCGGCCCTGCACGTCGACGCCGTGCCATTGTGCGAACAGCTCGACGTAATGGCCGAAGTTGGTGAGCAGTATGTGCTCGCCGAACTGCTCCAGCGGCGTGCCGGTATAGCGCGGCAGCCAGTTGGAGACGATCTCCTGTTTGTCCTTCATAAGACCCCTTGGGTCGGCGCAGCGTTTGTTGTCCCGCTACGCGTTACCGGCGACGCCACGCCGGCAAGATGCCAGATCAGTGCGCGCATCTTACCTGCTGCAAGGGCGCCGCACGCGCCGTAGGTCGAGGGTCTTTTCATTTTCTTGAAGCCGGCCTGCCCACCATGGCCGCGGATGCCAGGAGGACACCATGCTGATCATCGGACTGCTCGTTGCACTGCTGCTCCTGCTGGGCTTTGCCTTCGCGGGTCGCGGATGGCTGGCCTGGGTCACCGCCGCGGCGGCGCTGTTCGCGACCTGGTACGTGCGCGGCGTCGACTCGCCACTCCTTTTATATGGACTGCTATTTGTCACGGCGCTCATCGCGCTGGCCACGGGCTTCCCGCCCCTGCGCCGCGCGCTGTTCGCCAGCGCCCTGCTGCCCGTGCTGGGCAAGGTGATGCCACGCCTCGGGGAAACCGAACGCATCGCGCTGGAAGCCGGCACGGTCTGGTGGGACGCGCAGATCTTCTCCGGCATGCCCGACTGGGAGGCGCTGCGGCGTTTCGAGTGCAAGCCGCTGTCGCCACGCGAGCAAGCCTTCCTGGACGGGCCGGTGACGACGCTGTGCGAGATGCTGGACGACTGGCAGGTCGAGCAGGATCGCGACCTGCCGCCCGAGGTCTGGGATTTCATCAAGCGCGAGCGCTTCTTCGGCATGGTGCTGCCCGAGAACTACGGCGGGCTGGGCATGTCCGAGATCGGGCATTCGCGTGTGGTCACGCGCATCGCCACGCGCTCGGTCGCCGCGGCGGTGACGGTGATGGTGCCCAACTCGCTGGGGCCGGGCGAACTGCTGGTCCATTACGGCACCGAGGAACAGAAACGGCGCTACCTGCCTCGTCTCGCTGAAGGCCTGGAAGTCCCCTGCTTTGCCTTGACCGGCCCGGAAGCCGGTTCCGATGCCGCCGCCACGCAGTCGGAAGGTATCGTCGAATGGGGTCGTTGGCAGGGCGAAGACGTCATTGGCCTGCGCCTCAACTGGAACAAGCGCTACATCACCCTGGCTCCGGTCGCGACGCTGATCGGCCTGGCCTTCCGGCTGAAAGATCCGAACGGTCTGCTTGGCGGCCCGGCGGACCGCGGCATCACCTGCGCGCTGATTCCGCGTGACCTCCCGGGCGTGGTGGTCGGCAAGCACCACGACCCGATGGGCGTGCCGTTCGCCAACGGCCCTATCGAAGGCCACGACGTGTTCGTGCCGCTGGACGCCATCATCGGCGGCGTGGCGCAGGCCGGCCATGGCTGGCGCATGCTGATGGAAAGCCTCGCCGCCGGCCGCTCCATCTCGCTGCCCGCGCTGGCCGTCGGCGCCGCGCAGATGGCCACGCGCATCTGCGGCGCTTACGCCACCGTGCGCGAGCAGTTCGACACGCCGATCGGCCGCTTCGAAGGCATCGAGGAACCGCTGGCGCGCATTGCCGGCCTTACCTATCTGATGACGGCCACGCGCACGCTTACCTGTGGCGCGCTCGATGCGGGCGAGAAGCCCGCCGTGCTCGGCTCCATTGCCAAGGCCTACCTCACCGACGCCATGCGCGAGGTGGTGAGCGATGCGATGGACATCCGCGCCGGCGCCGCCATCCAGCGCGGGCCGCGCAACGCGCTGTCGCGCATGTGGATGTCGGTGCCGATCGGCATCACCGTGGAGGGCGCCAACATCCTCACCCGTTCGATGATCATCTACGGGCAGGGGGCGATCCGCTGCCACCCCTGGGTGCAGAAGCTGATCGAGGCCATCGCGGCGAAGGATCGGGTCGCCTTCGACCGGGCGACGTTCGGCTACATCAACTTCGTATTCACCCGCGGCGTGCGTGCGTTGCTGCTGGGGCTGACCGGATCGCGACTCGCCTCGGCGCCGGCGGATACCGAGATGCAGCGCCAGTACCAACATCTCACGCGGTTCGCCTCGGCGTTCGCCCTGGTATCGGATCTGTGCATGGTGACCCTGGGTGGTTCGCTGAAGCGGCGCGAGAAGATCTCCGGGCGGCTCGCCGATGCACTGGCGTGGCAATACCTCGCCGCCGCCACGCTCAAGCGCTACCACGACGAACCCAAGCTCGCCTCCAACTACGACCTCGCGCACTGGGGCGTGGCCCTCGCGCTGTATCGCACCCAGGAAGCGCTGCGCGGTGTACTCGACAATCTCCCTGCCGGCTTCACTGCCGGGGTCGCCCGTCTGCTGGTGTTCCCGCTGGGCGCACGCTTCCGCCCACCATCGGACGGGCTGGGACAGCGGGCGGCGCGGGCGATCCTGGAAGACCGCGAGGCACGCATCCATCTCACCGAGGACATCCACGTACCCGGCCCGCACGAGCCGGGACTGGGCGAACTCGAAGCCGCGTTGGACAAGGCCGTGCGCGCCCTGCTGGTGGAAACCAAGCTGCGCGACGCCGTGCGCGCAGGACGGATCGACCGTGCGCCGAAGGACCAGCTCGACGACATCGCGCTGGCCGCCGGCATCATCACGGCCGAGGAATACGCTGCGCTCGGCGAGGCCAACGAAGCGCGCGACAAGGTGGTGCAGGTCGACGCGTTCGACGCGGCCGTCTACAAGCAGCTTCGTTAGCGATGCGCTGGAGAACAGCACGCCTGCAGACAGGTGAAAAAATCCTAGGGCATGCGCCAAGCGTCAGGGTCGGCACCGGCAAGGGTGCGTGCTATGTTGCCTCTGTCAAAGATGGGGGGTGAGACGATGCGGATGGGACTGGCCATCGATGCGTCCTGCGATTTGCCGCAGGCGTTTCTGCAGAAACACAACATCGCGGTGATGCCCATCACCATTCGCGTGGACGACGAAATCTTCCTGGACAACCGCAGCCAGGTCGAACTGCATCGCTTCCTCGACCGCAATCTCGGCAGCCGCAGCCACTCGGCCGAGACCGAGCCCTGCTCGATCGAGGAAGTGCAGAAGCTGTTCCTGGACAAGCTGGTGCTGGAACAGGATTGCGTGTTCTGCCTGACCATCACCGCCACCCGCAGCGCCATCAACGATCACGTGATCAAGGCCAGCTTCGCGGTGCTGAAGAACTATCGCGATGTGCGCGAGCGCAACAACGTCACCGGTCCGTTCCTGATGCGCGTGATCGATACGCGCAG is part of the Dyella jiangningensis genome and harbors:
- a CDS encoding quinone oxidoreductase family protein, with product MHALTFDHFGPADVLRWTERPDPVPGPGQLLVRMQAAGLNFADVYRRNGNYHLSGAAPWVLGYEGAGVVEGGNDPLFPAGRRVGFADMPHANAELVVVDRERLIPLPDDIDADTAAAVLLQGLTAQYLVSDSFRVQPGDVAVVHAAAGGVGLLLVQMLKALGAVVLGVASSEAKRDAVITAGADVAVGYDEWVSATKALTGGHGASVVYDSVGRTLGDSLAVARIGGTVVFYGMAAGDPAPVDPRLLMDRSLTLTGGDLWNVLTGAEVRRERAAALFEQIRNGVLKPCIAARFPLRDGARAHAYLESRAAIGKVLLTL
- a CDS encoding aspartyl/asparaginyl beta-hydroxylase domain-containing protein, with protein sequence MSTEFQGGSKALREQAHEGLRQGNLPLAEQSFARLLELVPDDVEALQFVASQRLARGESLQAIAMLLAAERIRPDDANILHQLGVAQMAAGEWRGAADSLRRCVDQAADMFVARLRLGIALERLGETHQALLAYFGAVNSAQAQGRWLSDDTTAPGLRDMVKYAMRFIDIGRRQLFDRVIAPLRDRYGRAELSRVEQCLAIYLGEQPARLPDARQKPKFLYFPGVPSQTYYPTSRFPWQSRLEEATDIIREELQAVLAQDESLEPFMKFSSADAAEGYLRSSSQQTAAWDAFFFYRHGTRYDDNCKRCPRTSQLLDDLPLVRIRDHAPETLFSVLSPGTHILPHRGVTNTRLVTHLPLIVPPDCAIKVGGELHEWQEGRCVSFDDTFEHEAWNRSERTRVVMILDSWNPDLTEVERAAVTDLVEAIGDFNRASEVAVPGG
- a CDS encoding tetratricopeptide repeat-containing sulfotransferase family protein codes for the protein MSGSTPAGQAPAFADPMQARAMAQQLRQQGRLDAAAGIMHAAGLKSLGQADTVFDCALFIKESGRHALAAELCDRQLALSPNHLRLLALAGSIDHELGRFDAARARYLAAIHGGIDLNQWFLLHALSTTQRYTDANHPDFALFEAHVHDARLSPRARAAVCFALGKACDDVGDMQRAAAMFREANGLVKREIHWSRDVWERFVAAQIQEPPAGSLSEPSGCIPVFVVGMVRSGTTLLAERLARHADVRNRGEMPFIAYLAGQLKAQGLLHDLRACAQARQIYLAHLRQDDAPARWYIDKHPLNFRYVGLIHRLFPEARVLYCRRDRRDNSLSIYSQYFGHADNDYAYDFEDIASYAHGCDRLMAHWMQSRGLPVHAVDYEQMVGNPEATLAGARAFLGLPPEESAAATPAEGAIATASMWQARQPIYHRSVGRWRSYGEWLPELEQWGAGGNA
- a CDS encoding 2OG-Fe(II) oxygenase encodes the protein MTTESLQRDRYDVRSYVQYFDAALPVPFCEQLIASFHQSVEHQLVRGKGWRAGLDESAWTELDLTPLADDAFKGFFYRQIDEYLERYNRSLGLTIDVPSSNVIAPLRIKRYIAGSGDGFQPHFDSLGEVASRYLVFLWYLNDVEQGGETRFCDLGLSVQARAGRLLVFPPYWMYQHAGLPPQSNDKYILSTYLMFPAASIQGGGL
- a CDS encoding tetratricopeptide repeat-containing sulfotransferase family protein, encoding MQASIETIAALAQKGALTEAEGACRQLLSEQPAFEPALEWLAYVLQLQQRSAEARDCYRQLTELNPRNGGHWSNLATLLRDEGKLEEAERAYTTSLRIDPDDCIVQGNLGLLYMERGEYVRARSLLVEATRRQPGVMSVRIYAVMASYECGDTLGVEELLAGWESWPPLTEDLRVDLAWIFAQLGRAAEAEHLLNETLDTSGQRPRTLARLIHLYERVNRLDEARVLLEGLPDPETLTDEVDRYEVIAAHGVMAQRGHDPAMTRNLLERLVIQTRERKHRSNLYFGIAKACDKAGETAAAMQALAEAHAIQLENAAQLVPELMAPGVEPLAPSTLRVEASDLGSDESWREAGDVATSPVFVVGFPRSGTTMLEQMLDAHPGLTSMDERPFMQAIAERLQHHGVLYPEHLWKLSEDDAAELRRYYWHLVSRAVELAPGQRVVDKNPLNLLHLPLIVRLFPKAPVILALRHPCDVLLSCYMQNFRSPGFQVLCSSLERLARGYVNAMRFWVHHEALLKPHVLRLRYEDLLDDFEPMVKRIGDFIGVEDSTPLLRFHEHAQQKGFISTPSYSQVTQPPNKRAVGRWKRYAEAFEPLRPTLAEVMELWGYDY